From the genome of Geobacter sp. SVR, one region includes:
- the gspG gene encoding type II secretion system major pseudopilin GspG, with protein sequence MKQLDNRRGFTLIEIMVVIVILALLAALVGPRLMGRTDDAKITDAKVQIKNIETALKLYKLDNGTFPSTEQGLSALVTKPTVGTIPNNYKSEGYLESKKVPKDPWGNDYIYISPGEQGDYDLLSYGADGAKGGEGKNADISSADVK encoded by the coding sequence ATGAAACAGCTTGACAACCGACGCGGCTTTACCCTGATCGAGATCATGGTGGTAATTGTCATCCTGGCTCTGCTGGCAGCTCTGGTCGGCCCCCGGCTGATGGGCCGCACCGATGACGCCAAGATTACCGATGCCAAGGTTCAGATCAAGAATATCGAGACAGCCCTGAAACTGTACAAGTTGGACAACGGTACATTCCCTTCCACTGAGCAGGGGCTTTCGGCACTGGTGACCAAGCCAACAGTCGGAACGATTCCCAATAATTACAAGAGCGAAGGCTATCTGGAAAGCAAGAAGGTTCCCAAGGACCCCTGGGGCAACGATTACATCTACATATCACCCGGTGAGCAGGGTGACTATGATCTTCTGTCCTATGGTGCCGACGGTGCAAAAGGGGGAGAGGGCAAGAATGCCGATATCAGCAGTGCAGATGTAAAGTAA
- a CDS encoding cytochrome c7, producing MKKTLIALLALTAFAGTALAADVIELPASMGKVTFPHKKHQEMLKDCSKCHAKGPGKIAELNKDWAHKTCKGCHVEMKQGPTGCKDCHKK from the coding sequence ATGAAAAAGACACTGATCGCCCTGCTTGCCCTCACCGCATTCGCCGGAACCGCCCTTGCTGCAGACGTCATCGAACTGCCGGCATCCATGGGAAAAGTGACATTCCCGCACAAGAAGCACCAGGAGATGCTGAAGGACTGCTCGAAGTGCCATGCCAAGGGCCCCGGCAAGATCGCCGAGCTCAACAAGGACTGGGCCCACAAAACCTGCAAGGGCTGCCACGTGGAAATGAAGCAGGGCCCCACCGGCTGCAAGGACTGCCACAAGAAGTAA
- a CDS encoding A/G-specific adenine glycosylase — protein MSFQSVPANPDQRNVLTAEEIGSFRELIYGHHRSHPRPMPWRETDDPYAILVSEIMLQQTQVERVRKKYVEFLDAFPTPAALAAASLAEVLRVWQGLGYNRRAIALQRCCTAIMTRFNGKVPGEIETLETLPGIGFYTARAVAAFAFCIAAPLIETNIRTVFLHLFFAGREQVADRDIMPLVSATLDRSNPREWYYALMDYGVMLKQAHPNPGRRSAHHIRQSPFKGSNRELRSRILGAVLAESGLSASQLKSCLEVEAELLEKNLCDLQREGFLIRVGSTLMVAGQSSSP, from the coding sequence ATGAGTTTTCAAAGCGTTCCGGCGAACCCGGATCAGAGGAACGTGCTGACCGCGGAGGAGATCGGCTCGTTCCGTGAGCTGATCTACGGGCATCACCGTTCCCATCCCCGTCCGATGCCGTGGCGTGAAACAGACGATCCCTATGCGATTCTGGTATCGGAGATCATGCTGCAGCAGACCCAGGTGGAACGGGTCAGGAAAAAATACGTCGAGTTTCTGGATGCCTTCCCCACCCCTGCTGCATTGGCCGCGGCATCATTGGCCGAGGTGTTGCGGGTCTGGCAGGGGCTGGGTTACAACCGCCGCGCCATTGCCTTGCAGCGCTGCTGTACGGCCATCATGACCCGCTTTAACGGCAAGGTGCCCGGAGAGATCGAAACGCTGGAAACGCTGCCCGGCATCGGCTTCTATACCGCCCGCGCCGTGGCTGCCTTTGCCTTTTGCATTGCCGCCCCCTTGATCGAAACCAACATCCGGACGGTCTTTCTGCATCTCTTCTTTGCAGGCCGGGAGCAGGTTGCCGACCGTGACATCATGCCGCTGGTATCGGCCACATTGGACCGCAGCAATCCCCGGGAATGGTACTATGCCCTGATGGATTACGGTGTGATGCTGAAGCAGGCACATCCCAATCCCGGCCGTCGGAGTGCCCATCATATCCGTCAGTCCCCCTTCAAAGGCTCCAACCGCGAGTTGCGCAGCAGGATTCTCGGAGCGGTTCTGGCGGAATCGGGCCTGTCGGCGTCCCAGCTGAAAAGTTGTCTTGAGGTTGAAGCTGAGCTGCTGGAGAAAAACCTGTGCGACCTGCAACGCGAGGGTTTTCTTATTCGGGTCGGTTCCACCTTGATGGTGGCCGGGCAGTCGTCGTCGCCATGA
- the uvrB gene encoding excinuclease ABC subunit UvrB, with protein MNTNASPFKIVSDYVPRGDQPQAIAELVAGIEAGDRHQVLLGVTGSGKTYTVANVIATVGKPALVLAPNKTLAAQLYGEFKELFPENAVEFFVSYYDYYQPEAYIPTSDTFIEKDSAINDEIDKMRHSATRSLLTRRDVIIVASVSCIYGIGSPEAYASMHIFFHQGEDYGRDTLLRKLVEIQYERNDTDFHRGTFRVRGDVIEVFPAYDDEKALRIEFFGDEIESISEIDPLRGVVLHRLSKCAIYPASHYVSSRETLERAVEQIRVDLGERIRHFRTENMLLEAQRIEQRTFFDIEMMEEMGFCQGIENYSRYFDGRQPGEPPYTLIDYFPKDFVLFVDESHISIPQVGGMFRGDRSRKDTLVTYGFRLPAALDNRPLNFGEFETRVNQAVYVSATPADYELEKSGGVFVEQVIRPTGLVDPQIEVRPVTAGTGGVGQVDDLLHEVRETVARGERVLVTTLTKRMAEELTNYYRELGVRVRYLHSDIDTIERMQILRDLRLGEFDVLVGINLLREGLDLPEVSLVAILDADKEGFLRSSRSLIQTCGRAARNVHGRVLMYADGITRSMQECIDETERRRSKQLAYNREYGITPETVRKSMRTILGTIEERDYFTPGGNVAEPSAGYDVAPKDIPKLVKKLRKEMLAAAKELDFERAAELRDKVKQLEEQELALR; from the coding sequence ATGAACACGAACGCTTCCCCTTTCAAGATCGTCAGCGATTATGTCCCCCGCGGCGACCAGCCCCAGGCCATCGCCGAACTGGTGGCCGGCATCGAGGCGGGGGACCGCCATCAGGTGCTGCTGGGGGTTACCGGCTCGGGCAAGACCTACACGGTGGCCAATGTCATTGCCACCGTCGGCAAGCCAGCGCTGGTGCTGGCCCCCAACAAGACTCTGGCGGCCCAGCTCTACGGCGAGTTCAAGGAGCTCTTCCCCGAGAACGCCGTCGAGTTTTTCGTTTCCTACTACGATTATTACCAGCCTGAAGCATATATCCCCACCAGCGACACCTTCATCGAAAAAGATTCCGCCATCAACGACGAGATCGACAAGATGCGCCACTCGGCTACCCGCAGTCTGCTGACCCGCCGGGATGTGATCATCGTGGCTTCGGTTTCCTGCATTTACGGGATCGGTTCGCCCGAGGCCTATGCCAGCATGCACATCTTCTTCCACCAGGGGGAGGACTACGGCCGGGACACCCTGCTGCGAAAACTGGTCGAGATACAGTACGAGCGCAACGACACCGATTTCCACCGCGGCACCTTCCGGGTCCGGGGGGATGTAATCGAGGTCTTTCCGGCCTATGACGACGAGAAGGCCCTGCGGATCGAGTTCTTTGGCGACGAGATCGAGAGCATCAGCGAGATCGATCCGTTGCGGGGAGTGGTGCTGCACCGGCTTTCCAAATGCGCCATATATCCCGCTTCCCACTACGTTTCGAGCCGCGAGACCCTGGAGCGGGCTGTGGAGCAGATCCGCGTCGACCTGGGGGAGCGGATCCGCCACTTCCGCACCGAGAACATGCTGCTGGAGGCCCAGCGCATCGAACAGCGCACCTTCTTCGATATCGAGATGATGGAGGAGATGGGCTTCTGCCAGGGGATCGAAAACTACTCGCGTTATTTCGATGGCCGCCAGCCTGGTGAGCCCCCCTATACCCTGATCGACTATTTCCCTAAGGACTTCGTGCTGTTCGTGGACGAGTCGCATATCAGTATCCCGCAGGTGGGTGGCATGTTCCGCGGCGACCGCAGCCGCAAGGATACCCTGGTGACATACGGTTTCCGACTGCCGGCCGCGCTGGACAACCGGCCGCTCAACTTTGGTGAGTTCGAGACGCGCGTAAACCAGGCAGTCTATGTTTCGGCCACGCCGGCCGATTACGAGCTGGAGAAGAGCGGCGGTGTTTTCGTGGAACAGGTTATTCGCCCCACCGGCCTGGTGGATCCGCAGATCGAAGTGCGGCCGGTAACGGCCGGGACGGGGGGCGTCGGGCAGGTCGACGACCTGCTGCACGAGGTGCGCGAAACCGTGGCCCGCGGCGAGCGGGTGCTGGTAACGACCCTGACCAAGCGTATGGCCGAGGAATTGACCAACTACTACCGCGAGCTGGGGGTGCGGGTCAGGTACCTGCATTCGGATATCGACACCATCGAGCGGATGCAGATCCTGCGCGATCTGCGGTTGGGGGAATTCGACGTGCTGGTGGGCATCAACCTGCTGCGCGAGGGGCTGGATCTGCCGGAGGTCTCGCTGGTGGCGATTCTGGATGCCGATAAGGAGGGCTTCCTGCGTTCCAGCCGCTCCCTGATCCAGACCTGCGGCCGGGCCGCACGCAACGTCCACGGGCGTGTGTTGATGTACGCCGACGGCATTACCCGCTCCATGCAGGAGTGTATCGACGAAACCGAGCGTCGCCGCAGCAAGCAGCTGGCCTATAACCGCGAATACGGCATCACCCCCGAGACGGTCAGGAAGAGCATGCGCACCATCCTCGGCACGATCGAGGAGCGCGATTACTTCACGCCGGGCGGCAATGTCGCTGAACCATCCGCCGGATACGACGTGGCCCCCAAGGATATTCCCAAGCTGGTCAAGAAACTGCGTAAAGAAATGCTGGCAGCCGCCAAGGAGCTGGATTTCGAACGGGCGGCGGAACTGCGGGACAAGGTCAAGCAGTTGGAGGAACAGGAACTGGCGCTGAGATAG
- the gltX gene encoding glutamate--tRNA ligase: MSDLRVRFAPSPTGYLHVGGARTALFNWLLARKQGGTFILRIEDTDVERSTKESVDAILQGMEWLGLDWDEGPFYQSENFPLYKQHVQQLLDEGKAYRCYCSPEELEARREQAMREGRKPKYDGRCRNLKDAPADKPSVVRFLAPQEGSTSFDDLIKGTISFPNEELDDLIIQRSDGTPTYNFCVVIDDASMRITTVIRGDDHVNNTPRQIQLYQALGFPVPQFAHVPMILGSDKARLSKRHGATSVIAYRDMGFLPEALNNYLVRLGWSHGDDEIFSRDEMVAKFDIGSVGRSASVFNSDKLLWLNAHYIKSGDPQRLSRLLLPFLAERGIDPAAGGPDLAAAVTTLQERARTMLEMADAVLFYYRAPEAYDQAALAKFEKAHLMAVYGVVAEKLAAATATTAAEFDALFKEICTENGWKMPQVGQPVRIALSGGTQAPGIGEMIVTLGTAEVVRRIERARQAVSE, encoded by the coding sequence ATGTCCGATCTACGAGTCCGTTTCGCACCCAGCCCAACCGGGTACCTCCACGTGGGTGGAGCCCGTACCGCTTTGTTCAACTGGCTGTTGGCCCGCAAGCAGGGGGGAACATTCATTCTGCGCATCGAGGATACCGACGTGGAGCGCTCAACCAAGGAGTCGGTCGATGCGATTCTGCAGGGGATGGAATGGCTCGGGTTGGATTGGGACGAGGGGCCCTTCTATCAGTCGGAGAACTTTCCGCTCTACAAGCAGCATGTGCAGCAGTTACTGGACGAGGGTAAGGCCTACCGCTGCTATTGTTCGCCCGAAGAGCTGGAAGCCCGTCGGGAACAGGCCATGCGCGAGGGGCGCAAGCCAAAGTATGACGGAAGGTGTCGCAACTTAAAGGACGCTCCGGCAGATAAACCGTCCGTGGTACGTTTTCTCGCGCCGCAGGAGGGCAGCACTTCCTTCGACGACCTGATCAAGGGCACAATCTCCTTTCCCAATGAGGAGTTGGACGATCTCATTATCCAGCGCAGCGACGGTACGCCGACTTACAACTTCTGCGTAGTGATCGACGATGCCAGCATGCGCATAACCACTGTCATCAGGGGCGACGACCACGTCAACAATACGCCGCGCCAGATCCAGCTCTACCAGGCGCTCGGATTTCCGGTGCCGCAGTTCGCCCATGTGCCGATGATCCTCGGCAGCGACAAGGCGCGCCTCTCCAAGCGCCACGGCGCCACCAGTGTGATCGCTTACCGTGACATGGGATTCCTGCCCGAAGCACTGAACAACTACCTGGTGCGGCTCGGCTGGAGCCACGGCGACGACGAAATCTTCAGCCGCGACGAGATGGTGGCCAAGTTCGATATCGGCAGTGTCGGCCGTTCTGCCAGCGTATTCAACTCCGATAAGCTGCTCTGGCTGAATGCCCATTACATCAAAAGCGGAGATCCTCAGCGGCTGTCGCGACTGCTGCTCCCCTTTCTGGCAGAGCGAGGCATCGACCCTGCAGCAGGAGGCCCCGACCTGGCGGCTGCCGTCACCACGCTGCAGGAGCGGGCCCGCACTATGCTCGAAATGGCAGATGCGGTCCTGTTTTATTACCGGGCGCCCGAGGCCTATGATCAGGCCGCCCTGGCTAAATTCGAGAAAGCGCACCTGATGGCGGTTTACGGCGTTGTGGCGGAAAAATTGGCAGCAGCCACGGCTACCACGGCGGCGGAATTCGATGCGCTTTTCAAGGAGATCTGCACGGAAAACGGCTGGAAGATGCCCCAGGTGGGCCAGCCGGTCCGGATCGCCCTTTCCGGTGGTACCCAGGCGCCCGGTATCGGTGAAATGATCGTTACTCTTGGAACAGCGGAGGTCGTCCGCCGGATCGAACGGGCGCGGCAGGCTGTTTCGGAGTGA
- a CDS encoding TIGR01212 family radical SAM protein (This family includes YhcC from E. coli K-12, an uncharacterized radical SAM protein.) — translation MFNPPDERIHPELRIHSYGHYLRRRFGCRISKVNVDAGFTCPNRDGSKGTGGCIYCNNVSFSPKDTLAAIPLEEQVAHGVAYHRQRLGSEKFIVYFQKYTNTYGSVEMLAELYRRALAMPSVIGISVGTRPDSLSDGALELLTEIARTHYVCLELGLQSMDDAILARINRGHTLDDFVQAVQRAARRNFDICAHLIHGFPGESAAEFLRTAELIAGLPIDSVKLHQLHAVEGTELAELYRRGEFRPLEFQEYVATVADFLERLPARVTVQRLYGSAPLAIGVAPRWGLKNNQMWYAVVNELVRRGSWQGCRLD, via the coding sequence ATGTTCAATCCTCCCGATGAACGCATACATCCCGAGCTCCGAATCCACTCTTACGGGCATTACCTGCGACGCCGCTTCGGTTGCCGGATCAGCAAGGTCAACGTGGACGCAGGATTCACCTGCCCCAACCGCGACGGCAGCAAGGGCACCGGTGGTTGCATCTACTGCAATAACGTCTCGTTTTCTCCCAAGGACACCCTGGCAGCGATCCCGCTTGAAGAACAGGTTGCCCACGGCGTGGCGTATCACCGGCAGCGGCTCGGTTCCGAAAAATTTATCGTCTATTTCCAGAAATACACCAATACGTACGGTTCGGTAGAGATGCTGGCCGAGCTGTACCGCCGCGCCTTGGCCATGCCCTCGGTGATCGGCATCTCGGTCGGGACTCGTCCCGATTCGCTCTCGGACGGTGCGCTGGAGCTTCTGACCGAAATTGCCCGCACGCACTATGTCTGTCTGGAGCTGGGCCTGCAGTCCATGGACGATGCCATCCTGGCCCGCATCAACCGCGGTCATACGCTGGACGATTTTGTGCAGGCAGTGCAACGCGCTGCCAGACGGAATTTTGACATCTGTGCCCATCTGATCCATGGCTTTCCCGGCGAGTCCGCTGCCGAGTTTCTCAGGACCGCCGAGCTGATTGCAGGGCTGCCGATCGATTCGGTCAAACTGCACCAGTTGCATGCCGTGGAGGGGACCGAACTGGCCGAGCTGTATCGCCGGGGCGAATTCAGGCCGCTCGAGTTTCAGGAATATGTAGCCACAGTCGCCGACTTCCTGGAACGGCTTCCAGCGCGGGTCACGGTCCAGCGCCTGTACGGGTCGGCGCCACTGGCTATCGGCGTGGCGCCGCGGTGGGGGCTGAAGAACAACCAGATGTGGTACGCGGTGGTCAACGAACTGGTCCGGCGCGGTTCATGGCAAGGATGCCGTCTGGACTGA
- the thiE gene encoding thiamine phosphate synthase, with amino-acid sequence MSAADFSLYFITDRAQSPGGSLSGVVRAALEGGVRAVQLREKDLGGRDCFALAMELRSITSAFGARLFINDRLDVALAVGADGVHLGAASLPIREARRLAGPRFLIGYSAHACDEACQAEADGADFITFGPVYHTPSKASFGPPFGVGALKMVCSRVNIPVFALGGVKITSISEVLAAGAGGIALISAIMASSDPRQAAVSLLQTIEKHVQSSR; translated from the coding sequence ATGTCTGCTGCTGATTTCAGCCTCTATTTCATTACGGACCGGGCACAATCTCCCGGGGGCTCACTGTCGGGCGTTGTCAGGGCGGCGCTGGAGGGGGGCGTTCGGGCGGTCCAGCTTCGGGAAAAGGATCTTGGGGGCCGCGACTGCTTCGCGCTGGCAATGGAATTGCGCAGCATTACCTCAGCCTTTGGCGCGCGCCTGTTCATCAACGACCGCCTGGATGTCGCACTGGCGGTCGGTGCCGACGGGGTTCATCTCGGAGCCGCCAGCCTGCCGATAAGGGAGGCGCGCAGACTGGCCGGGCCACGCTTTCTGATCGGCTACTCTGCCCATGCTTGCGACGAAGCTTGCCAAGCCGAGGCTGACGGCGCCGATTTCATCACCTTCGGTCCGGTCTACCATACCCCTTCCAAGGCATCATTCGGACCGCCGTTCGGAGTGGGGGCGCTGAAAATGGTCTGCTCCCGTGTCAATATCCCCGTATTTGCCCTCGGTGGTGTCAAAATTACGTCAATAAGTGAGGTTCTGGCAGCCGGCGCCGGCGGCATTGCTTTGATTTCCGCCATCATGGCCTCGTCAGATCCGCGTCAAGCGGCCGTATCACTGCTTCAAACGATCGAGAAACATGTTCAATCCTCCCGATGA
- a CDS encoding thiazole synthase: MSLENDKLVIAGREFGSRLMVGTGKYASFQQMVQALEISGAEIITVAVRRVNISDRNQESLLDYIDPNKYTLLPNTAGCYTADDAVRTCLLAREAGLSDFVKLEVLGDEKTLFPDNEELLKAARILVKEGFTVLPYTSDDVIMCRKLEDIGCAAVMPLGAPIGSGLGIRNPYNIRIILETVKVPVIVDAGVGSASDAAIAMELGCDGVLMNTAIAGASDPIAMAEAMKLAVLAGRLSYRSGRIPRKLYANASSPLDGMFL; this comes from the coding sequence ATGTCACTCGAAAACGATAAACTGGTCATAGCAGGGCGTGAATTCGGGTCGCGACTGATGGTCGGCACCGGGAAGTACGCCAGTTTTCAACAGATGGTGCAGGCGCTTGAGATTTCAGGGGCTGAGATCATCACCGTAGCCGTGCGCAGGGTCAATATCTCCGACCGAAACCAGGAATCGTTGCTGGACTACATTGACCCGAATAAGTATACCCTGCTGCCGAACACTGCCGGCTGCTACACGGCAGACGATGCCGTCAGAACCTGCCTGCTGGCCCGCGAAGCCGGTCTGTCGGATTTCGTCAAGCTGGAGGTGCTGGGTGACGAGAAGACGCTCTTCCCGGACAACGAAGAGCTGCTCAAGGCGGCCCGCATACTGGTTAAAGAGGGCTTTACCGTTCTGCCGTATACCAGCGACGACGTCATCATGTGCCGCAAGCTGGAGGATATCGGCTGCGCGGCCGTCATGCCGCTGGGGGCACCGATCGGCAGCGGACTCGGCATCCGCAACCCCTACAATATCCGCATCATCCTGGAGACGGTCAAGGTGCCGGTGATTGTGGACGCCGGCGTCGGCTCGGCTTCGGATGCGGCCATCGCAATGGAACTCGGGTGTGACGGGGTCTTGATGAACACCGCCATTGCCGGCGCCAGCGACCCGATCGCCATGGCGGAAGCCATGAAACTGGCAGTGCTGGCTGGCCGCCTCTCCTACCGGTCGGGAAGAATACCGCGCAAGCTGTATGCCAACGCCTCCAGTCCGCTGGATGGCATGTTCCTTTAG
- the thiS gene encoding sulfur carrier protein ThiS: MQVLVNGEPMEVEDSVNIAALLAHLHIKPERVAVEVNLDIVPKATYGARIVSAGDRIEIVQFVGGGC, from the coding sequence ATGCAGGTTTTGGTCAATGGTGAACCCATGGAAGTCGAGGATAGTGTCAATATCGCGGCACTGCTGGCCCACCTGCACATCAAGCCTGAACGGGTTGCAGTCGAAGTGAACCTCGACATCGTTCCCAAAGCCACCTATGGTGCTCGCATAGTGTCGGCAGGGGACAGGATCGAGATTGTGCAGTTCGTCGGGGGCGGGTGTTAA
- a CDS encoding AAA family ATPase — MCKKIFIAATGQHCGKTTISLSLMHLARKKYQRVGFIKPIGPKCIQFRGMTMDMDAAMIAGVYDLQEDAHLMSPMTLTSGSTRQFLDGEIAPDYPREVILKAVEELEKKYDFLVIEGAGHGGVGSVVGMNNAHIAHLTQAPVLMVTGGGIGSVIDAVELNLALYKEAQADVRMIMVNKLVPEKKERSLIYLRKAFEPRGITVTSAFNFSPVLAHPTLQHVAHLLERPLKGDPNERSRICHTIQLGAASSQVVIDHLNEATLLIVTSSRDELIVTASSLHHMPDFKRRLTGLIISGHAPMSRITQQILEDSQIPYIRIDETSSEVYYRLREHVSKIGPDDREKIELINSTAERFIDFEAIDALL; from the coding sequence ATGTGCAAAAAGATATTCATCGCCGCCACCGGCCAGCACTGCGGTAAAACCACCATCAGCCTTTCCCTGATGCACCTGGCACGCAAAAAATATCAGCGGGTTGGATTCATCAAGCCCATCGGCCCCAAATGCATTCAATTCCGCGGAATGACCATGGACATGGATGCCGCCATGATTGCCGGTGTGTACGACCTGCAGGAAGATGCACACCTCATGTCTCCGATGACCCTGACCTCCGGCTCCACCCGCCAGTTCCTGGACGGCGAAATTGCCCCCGACTACCCTCGCGAGGTGATTCTCAAGGCGGTCGAGGAGCTGGAAAAGAAGTATGATTTTCTGGTCATCGAAGGCGCCGGTCATGGCGGAGTCGGCTCGGTTGTCGGCATGAACAACGCCCACATTGCCCATCTGACCCAGGCACCGGTGCTGATGGTAACCGGGGGGGGCATCGGCAGCGTCATCGATGCCGTCGAGCTCAACCTGGCCCTCTACAAGGAAGCTCAGGCTGATGTCCGCATGATCATGGTAAACAAGCTGGTGCCGGAAAAAAAGGAGCGCTCGCTGATCTATCTGCGCAAGGCCTTCGAACCGCGCGGCATCACGGTGACCAGCGCCTTCAATTTTTCCCCGGTGCTGGCCCACCCGACCCTGCAGCATGTTGCCCACCTGCTGGAGCGGCCGCTGAAAGGGGACCCCAACGAGCGCAGTCGCATCTGCCATACCATCCAACTGGGTGCCGCCTCGTCACAGGTCGTGATCGATCATCTCAATGAGGCCACGCTGCTGATCGTCACCAGTTCGCGCGACGAACTGATCGTGACCGCGTCCTCCCTGCACCATATGCCCGACTTCAAGCGGCGCCTGACCGGCCTGATCATCAGCGGCCACGCCCCCATGTCCCGCATAACGCAACAGATCCTGGAAGACAGCCAAATCCCTTACATCCGCATCGATGAGACATCATCCGAGGTGTATTACCGCCTGCGGGAACATGTCTCGAAAATCGGCCCAGACGACAGGGAGAAAATCGAGCTGATCAACTCCACCGCTGAACGTTTTATAGATTTCGAGGCAATCGATGCGCTGCTGTGA
- a CDS encoding flagellar FlbD family protein, with translation MIFLTRMDKQHTFLNPDHIVSIEETPDTVITLFNGHHLIVCESASVIIDRIVAFRARILRRAQTGTDRKYLGRARKKLFRSLTLNRKNVIPLDKSKQVSTPLHTQDF, from the coding sequence ATGATATTTTTGACCCGCATGGACAAGCAGCACACCTTCCTCAACCCTGACCACATTGTCAGTATCGAGGAGACGCCCGATACGGTCATCACCCTGTTCAATGGCCACCACCTCATCGTCTGCGAAAGCGCCTCGGTCATCATCGACAGGATCGTCGCCTTCCGCGCCAGAATCCTGCGGCGGGCACAAACCGGTACCGACAGAAAGTACCTCGGCCGAGCCCGCAAGAAACTCTTCCGCAGCCTTACGCTGAACCGCAAAAACGTGATCCCGCTCGACAAGAGCAAACAGGTTTCGACACCACTCCACACTCAGGATTTCTAG
- a CDS encoding flagellar motor protein — MDLASLIGLLMGFGAVFGGAFLEGLHLKALIQPTAALIVLGGTFGATFVCFPLPAIIQAFKDVKIAFLPPKVDHESVVRDIISYATKARRNGLISLEQEAQSAKDGFIKKGISLVVDGIDPQKLRETLEADITAYEDHAKHSVEFYEAAGGFAPTIGIIGAVLGLIHVMSNLSDTSKLGAGIAVAFVATIYGLMTANIICLPLGTKLKIRMKEEVLRRVMILEGLIAIQNGENPHFIEQKLKAYVGGGH; from the coding sequence ATGGATTTAGCATCATTAATCGGTCTGCTGATGGGATTCGGCGCGGTCTTCGGGGGCGCCTTCCTGGAAGGTCTGCACCTCAAAGCACTCATCCAGCCTACCGCCGCCCTGATCGTACTGGGTGGCACCTTTGGCGCCACGTTTGTCTGCTTCCCCCTGCCCGCCATCATCCAGGCCTTCAAGGACGTCAAGATCGCCTTTCTGCCCCCAAAGGTCGACCACGAGTCGGTTGTCAGGGATATCATCAGCTACGCCACCAAGGCCCGCCGCAACGGCCTGATCTCGCTGGAACAGGAAGCGCAGTCCGCCAAGGACGGGTTCATCAAGAAGGGCATTTCGCTGGTCGTTGACGGCATTGACCCCCAGAAACTGCGGGAAACGCTGGAAGCGGACATCACGGCCTATGAGGACCATGCCAAGCATAGCGTCGAGTTCTACGAAGCAGCCGGTGGCTTCGCCCCGACCATCGGTATCATCGGCGCCGTGCTGGGCCTTATCCACGTCATGAGCAACCTCTCCGACACCTCCAAGCTGGGCGCCGGCATCGCTGTAGCCTTTGTGGCCACCATTTACGGCCTGATGACGGCCAACATCATCTGCCTCCCCCTTGGGACCAAATTGAAAATCCGCATGAAGGAAGAGGTGCTGCGCCGGGTAATGATCCTGGAAGGGCTGATTGCCATCCAGAACGGCGAGAATCCGCATTTCATCGAACAGAAGCTGAAAGCCTACGTGGGGGGCGGTCACTGA
- a CDS encoding OmpA family protein, translating to MALKKEPEKHVNHERWLVSYADFITLLFAVFVTLYAMSQSDKKKTEEVIKSIQQSFGMVQAGTPSPKMNILPSKQMTVIPAIKPEISIVPGVRTVHGQTRTRAEEKDFRQIKSSIEAYLVKQGAQSKVGLTISRRGLIVSLKEAGFFDSGQAQIKPSAYELLNTIAEAMLQYNNPFRIEGHTDNAPISTPQFPSNWELSTARATNVLKYLIKNYDAEPEKISATGYGEFRPMADNATAEGRTKNRRVDLVMLSGDGERGEP from the coding sequence ATGGCATTAAAAAAAGAGCCTGAAAAACATGTCAACCACGAGCGCTGGCTCGTATCCTACGCCGATTTCATCACGCTGCTGTTTGCCGTGTTCGTGACCCTCTACGCCATGTCGCAGAGTGACAAAAAGAAGACCGAAGAAGTAATCAAATCGATTCAGCAGTCCTTCGGCATGGTTCAGGCCGGCACCCCCTCTCCCAAGATGAACATTCTTCCCTCGAAGCAGATGACCGTCATACCGGCCATCAAGCCGGAGATCTCGATCGTGCCCGGCGTTCGCACCGTGCACGGCCAGACCAGAACCCGCGCCGAGGAAAAGGATTTCCGGCAGATCAAGTCTTCCATCGAAGCCTATCTGGTCAAGCAGGGAGCCCAGTCCAAGGTCGGCCTGACGATCAGCCGGCGCGGGCTGATCGTCAGTCTCAAGGAAGCCGGTTTCTTCGACTCCGGGCAGGCGCAGATCAAACCGTCCGCCTATGAGCTGCTCAACACGATTGCCGAAGCCATGCTGCAATACAACAACCCGTTCAGGATCGAAGGGCATACTGACAACGCCCCCATCAGCACCCCCCAGTTCCCCTCCAACTGGGAACTTTCCACTGCGCGTGCCACCAATGTTCTGAAGTATCTCATCAAGAACTACGATGCCGAGCCGGAAAAGATTTCAGCTACCGGCTACGGCGAATTCCGTCCTATGGCGGACAATGCCACCGCCGAGGGCCGCACCAAGAACCGGCGCGTCGATCTGGTTATGCTTTCGGGCGACGGCGAACGCGGCGAGCCATAA